CAGCGCCGGCTCTCTGGAGTTGTGGTGAGCCAGAGAGCCCGGACAGACCTGGACAACTCTTCCCAGACCCCTTGCTGACCACCCAGATCATCACGGCCAGATCTCCCCCTCCAAGTACCTGCTCTGCACCATCGGCAGTGGCACACCAGGATGGGTGCCTTGCCCAACAGCGCTTCACTGTGGCCCCTGCTGGAACTCCTCctgaaaacattttctccagCCAAAGGAGCAGCTGAGCGTCGGAGAAGGCGTCAGCTCTGGGAACCCGGCTTTAGAGTCACTGGCCCCAGTGTCCATGTCTGAAGTCCCCAGCCATCTcttgcctccctcccccccacagGCCTATAACAGCCAGTGGTTCTCCCAAGGATGAGTCTTCTTGTATAAAGAGCCCGTTCACCCCGTAAATCTAATTTGCTCCCTTCTCTCTGCCGCCGCCGCTTTATTACACCCCTCAGTGACACCCTGCACTCCACCGTGGACTTGTCCTCTCCCAGCCcacgggagggagcagagccagctaCCCTCCAGGTCCCAAATGCAGCGTCTGAGGAAGGACCTGACGTACACACTTGGTTTCCATTGCAGCTGGTTTATTTCTAAAGTATAAGGGTTTATCAGGCGCCTCCCCGACACCTTCCTGTGCTTCCCGGCGTCcctccccagctgtcccctccccggctccctcgcaGGCCCCCGGCGCGCTCCCCCTCAGCGGCAGCTGTGCACCTCCACGACGtgctggcactgcttgcacttgACGGAGCAGCACCAGTGAAACTTGCAGCTGCACCCCTCCACCAGCTCCGCCTGGGCCGTGCGGAAGCCCCTGCCGCAGCACAGGAGCTCGCAGCCATCCATGGCCAGGAATGCCCTGTTGCACTGGCGGCCAGATGTGCCGAAGACCCCGCGCCGGGAGTCCCGGTCGCAGAAGTCTGGGCTGTCCAACAAGTAGACCAGGTCATGAGCTGTGTAGGGCTTGAAGTGAGAGCTCTTGGGGACCAGGAGCTTGCGGGAAATGACCATCACCCCCTCGAACTTTTCCTTGAGGACGTTGCCCACCTTGCGGAAGGGAGGCATGACCTTCCAGCACGTGTGCACCTCGCAGGAGCCCAACACACCGTGGCACCCTGCGTTTCGCTTACGGATGCAGTCCTTGGAGCTGCTGTGCCAAGTGCTTTCTCTCCAGCCACCCTGACAACTGCTCGCCCGCGGTGGTGACGGTTGTGTTGTTCCCTCTCATGTCAGCAGAGTGCCCAGCCCTGGGAAGTGCTCTGTCAGCCACGATCCGTGGTGTGCACATGTGGGTTGCTGCGCCTGGGCCACACGCTTCGATCTCCGTCGTAAGAGCCGGGCACGCGTCCGTGGGTGCGGGTCTCCCTCAAAATCAGCCCTGCCGGGCTCTGGGCACCCCAGTGCTAGTGGCCACACAGCCTCTTTCACCAGCGCCTTTCCTGGGAAGGTTTTAAGGTGCAGAGAGCGGCGCTCGCGGCACACGTGCCggaggcagaggaagaccagctgGCGCTGCCCTGACTTGCTGGGGCTTCAGGAAGCGGCATGGCTGCCCAGAGACATCAGGTCCATTCCCACCGTGCCCTGAAGCAAGCCGGTGCTGAGATGCTCCCTGGGGAGGCACGGGATGCATCTCCATCCCTGCAGGTGGAGCTGGAACAGGCCtttctgctgcagaagagcaCAAAATGCTTGTGGGGTGCCCTCAGGCCAGGGGAAGCCTGGCCGGGCTATGGCCAGCCACCACCGCgtccctgggtgcagggggaagCTCCCAGGCTGGCTCCCGCTCCTGCTGCTTGCCCCGTCCCCGCGGCCCCAGCTTCTCCCTTGCTTGCGGGGTGCCCGTCTCCTCTCACACCCCACACTGTTACACAGTCCCCTTCTCATTCCGCCGTTGCCGGGGACACCAGGTGTGACtgggatagaatcacagaatcacagaacagtaggggttggaagggacctct
The window above is part of the Opisthocomus hoazin isolate bOpiHoa1 chromosome 1, bOpiHoa1.hap1, whole genome shotgun sequence genome. Proteins encoded here:
- the LOC104331867 gene encoding protein Wnt-4-like yields the protein MPLPEAPASQGSASWSSSASGTCAASAALCTLKPSQERRCSKDCIRKRNAGCHGVLGSCEVHTCWKVMPPFRKVGNVLKEKFEGVMVISRKLLVPKSSHFKPYTAHDLVYLLDSPDFCDRDSRRGVFGTSGRQCNRAFLAMDGCELLCCGRGFRTAQAELVEGCSCKFHWCCSVKCKQCQHVVEVHSCR